A region of Solanum dulcamara chromosome 7, daSolDulc1.2, whole genome shotgun sequence DNA encodes the following proteins:
- the LOC129895142 gene encoding uncharacterized protein LOC129895142: MELTKESERLLDKIRPPRLEDAGLEDCALPPESIKEAFRKAATAVRSMISISDDEDDSQGQCVKTPSLIEDSTKDALVGITEGIDDISDKCITEKGDCGELPEGTSDVMVVEGANKDPEDGGDLMGGSSLPEGGQSCVDGLQGLEIGDGGGKIKKKEDEESEKPTLVEGFV, encoded by the coding sequence ATGGAATTAACAAAGGAATCGGAGAGGTTGCTCGACAAAATCCGACCACCGCGTCTCGAAGATGCAGGCCTCGAAGATTGTGCTCTGCCACCGGAATCAATCAAGGAAGCATTTCGCAAAGCCGCCACTGCCGTACGATCTATGATTTCCATATCGGACGACGAAGACGATTCCCAAGGCCAGTGTGTGAAGACTCCATCGCTAATCGAGGATTCTACTAAGGATGCTCTTGTAGGAATCACGGAGGGTATTGACGACATTTCCGATAAATGTATTACGGAGAAGGGCGACTGCGGTGAATTGCCGGAAGGAACGAGCGATGTGATGGTTGTAGAAGGTGCTAATAAGGATCCGGAAGACGGCGGAGACTTGATGGGTGGATCATCTCTTCCGGAAGGTGGTCAATCTTGTGTGGATGGGCTGCAGGGTTTGGAGATTGGAGACGGAGGGGggaaaattaagaaaaaggaaGACGAAGAAAGTGAGAAGCCAACTCTAGTTGAAGGTTTTGTATGA